In Gracilimonas sp., a single window of DNA contains:
- a CDS encoding TrkH family potassium uptake protein: MALVSNSSAPRANIDFFMVLGILGAFIFFMGFALLMPAGVDLIYGQDTWHSFLVSAGIAFSLGGLLWYFFKPQQELRIREGFLIVSLTWLSLSLVGALPFVISGVLPSFTDAVFETMSGLTTTGSTILGGATSDGFQNPQIEDIPKSFLFWRSLAHWLGGMGIIVLSLAILPLLGIGGMQLFQAESPGPTTDKLTPRVQETAKLLWVVYVALTGAEFLLLWAHPSMDWFEAINHAFSTLATGGFSTQNTSIQAFDSAYIDWVIIVFMFLAGINFAMHFRLFRGDAQSFFANREIRFYTLIIGIGILIISGSLLVIDKYPIFEALRYGAFQVLAIVTTTGFGTDDYEIWNTIGAFFLFLLFFTGGCAGSTGGGIKMVRWMILIRNTGREIKQIVHPKAILPVRIGDQAISQHIQRTVLSFFILYIFIFALGAFIISLFGYDIMSSIGASIAAIGNIGPGWGDFGPTDNFAHLPYLGKWVLIMLMMVGRLEIFTVLIIFSPAFWKQ; this comes from the coding sequence ATGGCTTTAGTCTCCAATAGCTCCGCTCCGCGTGCCAACATTGACTTTTTTATGGTGTTGGGGATCCTCGGTGCCTTTATTTTCTTTATGGGGTTCGCTCTGTTGATGCCTGCCGGTGTTGATTTAATTTATGGACAAGATACCTGGCATTCCTTTTTAGTTTCTGCTGGCATTGCTTTTTCCCTGGGAGGACTTCTGTGGTATTTTTTCAAGCCGCAACAGGAACTCCGTATCCGTGAAGGCTTTTTGATTGTAAGTTTAACCTGGCTTTCCCTCTCCCTTGTAGGTGCACTGCCCTTTGTGATATCCGGTGTACTTCCCAGTTTCACGGATGCGGTATTTGAAACCATGAGCGGCCTTACCACCACTGGCTCAACTATTTTGGGGGGAGCCACCAGTGATGGTTTTCAAAACCCACAAATCGAAGATATTCCAAAAAGCTTTCTATTTTGGCGTTCCCTGGCCCATTGGTTGGGCGGAATGGGAATCATTGTACTTTCATTGGCTATTTTGCCCTTATTAGGTATTGGAGGTATGCAATTATTTCAGGCGGAATCGCCCGGCCCCACCACCGATAAACTTACTCCCCGTGTTCAGGAAACCGCCAAGCTGCTTTGGGTAGTATATGTGGCCCTCACAGGAGCGGAATTCCTGTTGCTTTGGGCGCACCCGTCTATGGATTGGTTCGAAGCGATTAACCATGCATTTTCCACGCTGGCAACCGGTGGATTTTCCACTCAAAATACCAGTATTCAGGCTTTTGACTCGGCTTATATAGATTGGGTCATCATTGTATTTATGTTTCTGGCCGGTATCAACTTTGCCATGCATTTCCGGCTTTTCCGGGGGGATGCACAATCCTTCTTTGCTAACCGTGAAATCCGGTTTTATACGCTCATAATTGGTATTGGAATTCTCATCATTTCAGGCTCTCTTTTGGTGATAGATAAATATCCCATCTTTGAAGCCCTGCGTTATGGAGCTTTCCAGGTTTTAGCTATTGTAACCACTACCGGATTTGGAACAGACGATTATGAAATATGGAATACCATCGGTGCCTTTTTCCTGTTTCTCCTTTTCTTTACCGGAGGTTGTGCCGGCTCCACTGGCGGAGGTATCAAAATGGTCCGATGGATGATTTTGATTCGCAACACCGGCCGGGAAATTAAGCAAATCGTTCATCCCAAAGCTATTCTGCCTGTTCGAATTGGTGATCAGGCCATCAGCCAGCATATACAGCGGACGGTACTAAGTTTCTTTATCCTCTACATCTTTATTTTTGCATTGGGAGCATTCATTATCAGTTTATTTGGATATGATATTATGTCTTCTATTGGGGCAAGTATTGCCGCCATCGGAAACATTGGTCCAGGCTGGGGTGACTTCGGCCCCACCGATAACTTTGCTCACCTTCCCTATCTCGGAAAATGGGTACTTATTATGCTAATGATGGTAGGCCGCCTTGAGATCTTTACCGTACTGATTATCTTCTCTCCTGCTTTTTGGAAGCAATAG
- a CDS encoding FAD-dependent oxidoreductase, translating to MQKEIQIRVLPEVAGQSPLLRDYIIQKEKLDPEDIHHIEILKRSIDARARQAYINLKIRLYINEEYESEEISLPDYPDVSNAEEVIIIGAGPAGLFAALELMERGLKPVIIERGKDAKERIADLKGINVNHLVNEDSNYCFGEGGAGTYSDGKLYTRSTKRGNTRKVLELFVGFGAVKEILVEAHPHIGTNKLPGIVGNMRECILQNGGEIHFNTRVTDLITDSSAIKGVVALDGTKFYANNVILATGHSARDIFKLLHRKGIAIELKPLAIGVRVEHPQALIDSIQYNCESRGDYLPPAAYSIAKQAGNRGVYSFCMCPGGVIAPCATAPGEIVTNGWSSSRRARATANSGIVVELSPEDFKPFAKHGPLAAMEFQKSIEQKAWLEGGKTQTAPAQRLRDFIKGKVSEDLPNTSYAPGITSVELGSVLPDFIHKSLKEGFLQFDKSMRGYLTNEAVVHAPETRTSSPVKIPRDPETLQHIQIQGLYPCGEGAGYAGGIVSAAMDGMKCAGRIKAE from the coding sequence ATGCAGAAAGAAATACAGATCAGGGTGCTGCCGGAAGTAGCCGGACAAAGCCCATTGCTACGTGATTACATTATTCAGAAAGAGAAGCTTGACCCGGAAGATATTCACCATATCGAAATCCTCAAGCGCTCCATTGATGCCCGGGCCCGGCAGGCTTATATAAACCTGAAAATCCGCCTGTATATCAATGAGGAATATGAGTCGGAAGAAATATCGCTCCCGGATTATCCAGATGTAAGTAATGCGGAGGAGGTAATTATCATCGGAGCCGGTCCGGCCGGGCTGTTTGCTGCATTGGAGCTGATGGAAAGAGGACTGAAGCCGGTGATCATTGAGCGTGGAAAAGATGCCAAAGAACGCATCGCCGATCTGAAGGGAATCAACGTAAATCATTTGGTAAACGAAGATTCGAACTATTGTTTTGGGGAAGGAGGAGCGGGTACTTATTCGGACGGCAAGCTATACACCCGTTCCACAAAAAGGGGAAATACCCGAAAGGTGCTGGAACTGTTTGTCGGCTTTGGAGCTGTGAAAGAAATTTTGGTGGAAGCGCATCCTCATATTGGGACGAATAAATTACCGGGTATCGTTGGCAATATGCGGGAATGTATTTTGCAGAATGGGGGAGAAATTCATTTCAACACGCGGGTTACGGACCTGATAACTGATTCATCGGCAATCAAAGGAGTAGTGGCGCTAGATGGCACCAAATTCTATGCTAATAATGTGATTCTGGCAACCGGGCATTCTGCGCGGGATATTTTCAAGCTGCTTCATCGTAAAGGAATAGCCATTGAACTGAAGCCGCTGGCGATTGGGGTCAGGGTTGAGCATCCACAGGCACTTATTGATTCCATTCAATACAATTGTGAATCCCGGGGAGACTATCTGCCTCCGGCGGCTTACAGTATTGCCAAGCAAGCAGGGAATCGCGGGGTTTATTCGTTTTGTATGTGTCCCGGCGGGGTGATTGCGCCTTGTGCCACAGCCCCCGGTGAGATTGTGACCAACGGTTGGTCTTCCTCCCGGCGGGCACGTGCTACGGCTAATTCAGGCATCGTTGTGGAGTTAAGTCCCGAAGATTTCAAACCATTTGCCAAACACGGCCCTTTGGCGGCGATGGAATTTCAGAAGTCCATCGAACAAAAAGCCTGGCTGGAAGGTGGGAAGACACAAACCGCTCCGGCCCAACGACTGCGTGATTTTATTAAAGGGAAAGTCTCCGAAGACTTACCGAATACTTCCTATGCCCCCGGCATTACTTCTGTCGAACTCGGTTCTGTACTCCCCGATTTTATTCACAAAAGCCTGAAAGAAGGATTTCTTCAGTTTGATAAAAGTATGAGAGGCTATCTCACCAACGAAGCGGTGGTACATGCTCCGGAAACGCGAACTTCCAGCCCGGTAAAAATTCCGCGTGATCCGGAGACTTTGCAGCATATTCAGATTCAAGGATTGTATCCCTGCGGGGAAGGAGCAGGCTACGCCGGCGGCATTGTATCTGCGGCAATGGATGGGATGAAATGCGCGGGACGTATTAAAGCAGAGTGA
- the trkA gene encoding Trk system potassium transporter TrkA yields the protein MKIVIIGAGEIGYDLASVLSTEKHDVTVMDRDKDSLSRVSDSLDVLPIEGNATSVKDLVNASVGEADILISVTSIDEVNMISGMIGKRLGAKMVIARIRSDEFSDEDSPITPSDLGIDVMIHPELSASHEIAQLLKRSSASDVINLAEDRMQLIGIRLEKDSPLINKSLNEYAAAHADLTFRVVAIGRRGRTIIPNGSVKLQAYDQVFILAETKNINGVVKTTGKKETELNTIMIAGGSGMGAMIARLLCADESKNWTIKLIEPDYNIAEDLAIEMKEVMVLHGNPTDPDLLVTEGISEMDAFIAVTDDEESNIISCLMAKHLEVKKTVALVSKPDFIPLAQTIGLDAVINKKVAASNEIHRYVRRGNVISVTELRGIKAEVIELEAASESKITKKPIKKLNLPEGCVIGGVLCDGAVEIATGETQIQSNDRVIIFCLPAAVDKITKLFQ from the coding sequence TTGAAGATTGTTATTATAGGTGCCGGCGAGATTGGATATGATCTGGCAAGTGTATTATCTACTGAAAAACATGATGTTACGGTAATGGACCGGGATAAAGATTCCCTTTCCAGAGTTTCTGATTCTCTTGATGTGCTGCCCATAGAAGGAAATGCTACTTCCGTTAAAGACCTGGTTAATGCCTCCGTTGGTGAAGCCGATATTCTGATCTCTGTAACCAGTATCGATGAAGTAAACATGATATCCGGAATGATCGGGAAACGACTGGGAGCAAAAATGGTGATTGCCCGAATACGCAGTGACGAATTCTCTGATGAAGACTCCCCGATCACTCCTTCCGACCTCGGTATCGATGTGATGATTCATCCCGAGTTAAGTGCCTCCCATGAAATTGCACAGCTCTTAAAGCGCTCTTCCGCAAGTGATGTTATCAACCTCGCTGAGGATCGGATGCAATTAATTGGTATCCGTCTGGAAAAAGATTCCCCCCTGATAAATAAATCTTTAAATGAATATGCTGCAGCTCACGCTGACTTAACCTTTCGTGTCGTTGCCATAGGCAGGCGTGGAAGAACCATTATTCCCAATGGTTCGGTTAAATTACAGGCCTACGATCAGGTTTTTATACTTGCCGAAACCAAAAACATTAATGGTGTGGTTAAAACCACCGGAAAAAAGGAAACCGAACTCAATACCATAATGATTGCCGGCGGATCAGGCATGGGTGCTATGATTGCCCGGCTGCTATGCGCCGATGAATCTAAAAACTGGACCATCAAACTAATTGAGCCCGATTACAATATTGCCGAAGACTTAGCCATTGAGATGAAAGAGGTAATGGTTTTACACGGTAATCCCACCGATCCTGATTTGTTGGTAACTGAAGGCATTAGCGAGATGGATGCTTTTATTGCCGTAACCGATGACGAAGAGTCCAATATTATTTCCTGCCTGATGGCCAAACACCTGGAAGTAAAAAAAACGGTGGCCTTGGTTTCAAAACCCGATTTTATCCCACTGGCACAAACAATAGGACTGGACGCCGTAATAAATAAAAAGGTGGCGGCATCCAACGAAATTCATCGCTATGTACGCCGCGGAAATGTAATCTCTGTAACAGAATTAAGGGGAATAAAAGCTGAAGTAATAGAATTAGAAGCCGCTTCTGAGTCAAAAATCACCAAAAAACCCATTAAAAAATTAAATCTTCCGGAAGGTTGTGTAATTGGAGGCGTTCTATGTGACGGTGCTGTTGAAATTGCTACCGGTGAAACCCAAATACAATCCAATGACAGGGTTATCATCTTCTGCCTCCCTGCTGCCGTTGATAAAATAACAAAGCTTTTCCAATAA